The proteins below are encoded in one region of Bifidobacterium catenulatum DSM 16992 = JCM 1194 = LMG 11043:
- a CDS encoding mechanosensitive ion channel family protein codes for MEPIGIAVDWLKTNSGKIILLIVVALLAAVIDKALTRIVSKVLDRSQVPNASIFINILRAVVWTLAVGTVLQPVFGINPTTIFTALGIGGLAVSLGMKDTIANIIGGFGLMLGRVIQPGDLVNVAGTDGVVEDINWRQTVVRERNGNVKIIPNSILNTTSLEKLNPSNEMLVRVPFTAKAGTDIDEMTRQVVQAVQRDTADLADTRFPPKVRLTGYSPYGINVEVCAYAKPGSLLPDMINAVARSIANADFLENRAINKES; via the coding sequence ATGGAACCGATTGGAATCGCTGTGGATTGGCTGAAAACCAATTCCGGAAAAATCATTCTGCTCATTGTCGTCGCACTGCTTGCGGCCGTTATCGACAAGGCGCTTACCCGAATCGTGAGCAAAGTGCTGGACCGTTCGCAAGTGCCGAACGCTTCGATTTTCATCAATATTCTGCGTGCGGTGGTGTGGACGTTGGCTGTGGGCACTGTACTGCAGCCGGTGTTCGGCATTAATCCGACCACGATTTTCACCGCACTCGGTATTGGCGGCCTTGCGGTGTCACTCGGTATGAAAGATACGATCGCGAACATCATCGGCGGTTTCGGTCTGATGCTTGGCCGTGTAATCCAGCCGGGCGATCTGGTGAATGTGGCGGGCACCGACGGCGTGGTCGAAGACATCAACTGGCGTCAGACCGTGGTACGCGAGCGCAATGGCAACGTCAAGATTATTCCGAATTCGATCCTGAACACCACGTCACTGGAAAAACTCAATCCGTCCAATGAGATGCTGGTTCGCGTGCCGTTCACCGCCAAGGCCGGCACCGACATCGACGAGATGACCCGTCAGGTGGTTCAGGCCGTGCAGCGAGACACCGCCGATTTGGCCGATACACGCTTCCCTCCGAAAGTGAGACTGACTGGCTACTCCCCTTACGGCATCAATGTCGAAGTGTGCGCGTACGCCAAGCCGGGATCGTTGCTTCCCGACATGATCAACGCCGTGGCACGTTCCATCGCCAATGCTGATTTTCTTGAGAATCGCGCCATCAACAAGGAATCGTAA
- a CDS encoding Mbeg1-like protein produces the protein MGNVVDYVRREFRGFGELAFSNVDSLVLSELSYMRLLGLVPVFGEAKSVATVPIRELLRAESYDGMFVSNSSEMNDYRLSLLRAVCESPRFRGLRVGEYAERLDESEQQQFAAMTFDLGADFGLYVAFRGTDGTLVGWKEDFNMAVRCPVPSQESAYRYADSILDRTERFLSAKESPGIMIGGHSKGGNMAVYAAMQITQSDLEATNERAQRLGLLPALGGSVPGRNCRISRIFSHDGPGMPQVMVHSRAYQAIAARIDKTVPESSIIGMLLQSQIKPTFVKADAISILQHMGSSWQVTQSGEFERASELTGGAQLISKTIDGWFDRVSQEQRERAINQIYDIFAAAGYGNIADLVANWTNSLPKIVAAARGTDVETRELIKDVLKAIPASAAKVAVGELRNDKEGDA, from the coding sequence ATGGGCAATGTTGTGGATTATGTGCGCCGAGAGTTCCGCGGGTTCGGCGAATTGGCGTTCAGCAATGTCGATTCCTTGGTGCTTTCCGAGCTTTCCTACATGCGATTGCTGGGTTTGGTTCCAGTATTCGGCGAAGCCAAGTCGGTGGCGACCGTGCCGATTCGTGAATTGCTGCGCGCCGAAAGCTACGATGGGATGTTTGTTTCGAATTCCTCTGAAATGAACGATTATCGGCTTTCGTTGCTGCGTGCGGTTTGCGAATCGCCGCGATTCCGCGGATTGCGGGTGGGGGAGTATGCCGAACGTTTGGATGAGAGCGAGCAGCAGCAATTCGCTGCGATGACCTTCGATTTGGGTGCTGATTTCGGCCTATATGTTGCGTTCCGTGGCACTGACGGCACGCTCGTCGGCTGGAAAGAGGATTTCAATATGGCGGTGCGCTGCCCAGTGCCGTCGCAAGAATCGGCATATCGATATGCGGACTCGATTTTGGATAGGACGGAACGTTTCCTCTCGGCGAAGGAATCGCCTGGCATTATGATCGGCGGGCATTCCAAAGGCGGCAACATGGCGGTATATGCGGCCATGCAAATCACGCAAAGCGATCTTGAAGCGACCAACGAGCGCGCGCAACGGCTCGGACTGCTGCCGGCACTCGGCGGAAGCGTGCCGGGACGCAACTGCAGAATCTCCCGCATCTTCTCGCATGACGGGCCTGGAATGCCTCAAGTCATGGTGCATAGCCGCGCATATCAGGCAATCGCGGCACGAATCGACAAAACCGTGCCGGAATCCTCCATCATCGGCATGCTGTTACAATCGCAAATCAAACCAACCTTCGTCAAAGCCGACGCCATAAGCATTCTGCAGCATATGGGATCAAGCTGGCAGGTGACGCAATCCGGCGAATTCGAGCGGGCAAGCGAGCTGACAGGCGGTGCGCAACTCATTAGCAAAACCATCGACGGATGGTTCGACCGCGTAAGCCAGGAACAGCGCGAACGGGCCATCAACCAGATATACGACATCTTCGCAGCAGCGGGGTACGGTAATATCGCTGATCTGGTGGCGAATTGGACGAATTCGCTGCCGAAAATCGTGGCAGCCGCCAGAGGCACCGACGTGGAAACACGCGAACTCATCAAAGATGTGCTCAAGGCGATTCCAGCCAGTGCGGCGAAAGTCGCTGTCGGTGAACTGCGCAACGACAAGGAGGGGGACGCGTGA
- a CDS encoding DUF2974 domain-containing protein — translation MGNIIDYARTETRSFEALPFREADALVLAQLSYDEVPECVLLLDDLVAKYGTLQARAKQFDIRRPIASLRMLRKPPFGGVTIARADDELNHDKPVADHDVENVGLVDPQVTHDFYHAVAANPRFSDVEMSAYCEQFDGGAQTQFAAVTFRLPSGTLVVAFRGTDDSLVGWKEDFNMAFQYPVPAQVSAAEYLKKVASLWDGPILLTGHSKGGNLAVYAAMNAEDEIKDRIERIYSLDGPGFPEEVVKSFEYASVSDRIVKIVPDSSVVGMVFETPERCVVVKSDVDGIMQHFAFSWQMHGGEFAKAEDVADSSVVFNKSLNGWLTGLSKEQREHAVDALFSVLEASGAGSISAIVAAGPKVIPEMLGTYVGLSSADRHNINQALVILLQAALARNPKVQRK, via the coding sequence ATGGGCAACATTATTGACTATGCGCGCACGGAAACGCGCAGTTTCGAGGCATTGCCGTTCCGCGAGGCCGACGCATTGGTGTTGGCACAGCTTTCGTACGACGAAGTACCGGAATGCGTGCTGCTATTGGACGATTTGGTAGCGAAATACGGTACGTTGCAGGCACGTGCGAAGCAATTCGATATTCGGCGTCCGATCGCATCGTTGCGTATGCTGCGCAAGCCCCCGTTTGGCGGCGTGACGATTGCGCGTGCCGATGACGAGCTGAACCACGACAAGCCCGTAGCCGACCATGACGTGGAGAACGTGGGATTGGTTGATCCGCAGGTGACGCACGACTTCTACCATGCCGTGGCGGCGAATCCGCGGTTTTCCGACGTTGAAATGAGCGCGTACTGCGAGCAGTTCGACGGTGGTGCGCAAACGCAGTTCGCGGCAGTGACTTTCCGGCTGCCGTCGGGAACGTTGGTTGTGGCGTTTCGAGGCACCGATGATTCGCTGGTCGGATGGAAGGAAGACTTCAACATGGCCTTCCAATACCCGGTTCCAGCACAGGTTTCCGCAGCTGAATACTTGAAAAAAGTCGCCTCGCTGTGGGATGGGCCGATACTGCTGACCGGTCACTCCAAAGGCGGTAATCTGGCCGTATATGCGGCCATGAACGCCGAAGACGAGATCAAGGACCGCATTGAACGCATCTACTCGCTCGACGGGCCGGGCTTCCCCGAGGAAGTGGTGAAAAGCTTCGAATATGCGAGCGTGAGCGACCGCATTGTGAAAATCGTGCCGGACTCCTCGGTGGTGGGCATGGTGTTTGAAACCCCTGAACGTTGTGTGGTGGTGAAATCCGACGTGGATGGCATCATGCAGCATTTCGCCTTCTCATGGCAGATGCACGGGGGTGAATTCGCCAAGGCCGAAGATGTGGCCGACAGTTCGGTGGTGTTCAACAAGTCGCTGAACGGCTGGCTTACGGGACTTTCCAAAGAACAGCGTGAGCATGCGGTCGACGCGCTGTTCTCCGTGCTCGAGGCTTCCGGGGCGGGCAGCATTTCTGCGATCGTGGCAGCCGGTCCGAAAGTGATTCCCGAAATGCTCGGCACATATGTTGGCTTGAGCAGTGCGGATCGGCATAACATCAATCAGGCGCTGGTGATTCTGTTGCAGGCGGCGCTCGCGCGCAATCCGAAAGTTCAGCGAAAGTGA
- a CDS encoding TetR/AcrR family transcriptional regulator yields the protein MPRPRRDSEILPAKERLENAFWELLSEREYNKITVTDIVRTADVNRNSFYYHFSGLPELADSAILHAVENTPMPGMPGRDFDPDTEWRKHVTALLRDPEQRQRLDRLALLAGPHSSPELVSSLKEFGRLTMISVLGLNADNLDLKTDLMLDFTVGGMLSVLQRWPKLHEKLPIDTVFNEDVAVLAAGMFMSMSKADMLEYWRRIFSEGFVPGIAISQQQPPSAK from the coding sequence ATGCCACGACCACGCAGAGATTCAGAAATCCTGCCAGCGAAAGAACGTCTCGAAAACGCATTCTGGGAGCTACTTTCGGAACGTGAGTACAACAAAATCACTGTCACCGACATCGTTCGCACGGCAGACGTGAATCGCAATTCCTTCTACTACCATTTCTCCGGGCTGCCAGAATTGGCCGATTCCGCCATTCTGCACGCCGTCGAAAACACGCCAATGCCGGGTATGCCAGGGCGGGATTTTGATCCCGACACCGAATGGCGCAAGCATGTCACCGCGCTGCTGCGTGACCCCGAACAGCGCCAGCGTCTCGACCGACTGGCATTGCTGGCCGGCCCGCACAGCTCACCGGAACTCGTTTCGTCACTTAAGGAATTCGGGCGACTTACCATGATTTCCGTACTTGGACTGAACGCCGACAACCTCGATCTGAAAACCGATCTCATGCTTGACTTCACAGTTGGCGGAATGCTTTCCGTACTGCAGCGCTGGCCGAAACTGCATGAGAAACTGCCGATCGACACCGTATTCAACGAGGACGTCGCCGTGCTTGCGGCGGGCATGTTCATGTCGATGTCGAAAGCAGACATGCTCGAATATTGGCGCAGGATCTTCAGCGAAGGATTCGTACCTGGCATAGCAATTTCCCAACAGCAGCCGCCGTCTGCCAAGTGA
- a CDS encoding pyridoxal phosphate-dependent aminotransferase has protein sequence MINEAYKAMLGGKSVIRELSEYATARGAEIGYENVFDYSLGNPSVPCPQSFTDEMIALYQESEPVALHGYSPSLGIASVRAAIAESLNRRFDMDYTADYIFPTTGAAGALAHALRVVTKPGDEVITFAPYFPEYQPYVNGTGAHLTVVPADTESFQINFEAFEQVSNPGTAAVLINTPNNPSGAVYSAETLTRLAEILRAKQAEYGHDIFLISDEPYREIVFDGGVQPYPSKFYDNTLSCYSYSKSLSLPGERIGYVAVNPRATDAELIVPMCGQVSRETGHNCPGSSVQLAVAKVVDETSDLSVYEKNMNLLYDALVRLGFDVVRPGGTFYIFPKALEDDANAFCMKAKDYDLILVPSDSFGVPGYFRMAYCIDTEKVERSIKALEKFVHEVYGR, from the coding sequence ATGATCAACGAAGCTTACAAAGCCATGCTCGGCGGAAAATCCGTAATCCGCGAGCTGAGTGAATATGCGACCGCGCGCGGCGCCGAAATCGGCTATGAGAACGTGTTCGACTATTCGCTGGGTAATCCGAGCGTGCCCTGTCCGCAAAGCTTCACCGACGAGATGATCGCCCTGTACCAGGAGTCGGAACCGGTCGCATTGCACGGATACTCGCCGTCGCTGGGCATTGCCTCGGTGCGTGCGGCCATTGCAGAAAGCCTCAACCGTCGTTTCGACATGGACTACACGGCCGACTACATCTTCCCGACTACGGGAGCAGCCGGCGCGCTGGCCCACGCACTGCGCGTGGTGACCAAGCCGGGAGACGAAGTCATTACGTTTGCCCCCTACTTCCCTGAGTACCAGCCATACGTCAACGGAACCGGCGCGCACCTGACCGTGGTGCCAGCCGATACCGAAAGCTTCCAAATCAACTTCGAAGCGTTTGAACAGGTGTCGAACCCGGGTACCGCCGCGGTGCTCATCAACACGCCGAACAATCCTTCTGGAGCCGTCTACTCCGCCGAAACGCTGACGCGACTGGCAGAAATCCTGCGCGCCAAGCAGGCTGAATACGGCCATGACATCTTCTTGATCTCCGACGAACCATACCGCGAAATCGTATTCGACGGGGGTGTGCAGCCGTATCCGAGCAAGTTCTACGACAATACGCTCTCGTGCTACTCGTACTCCAAGTCGCTGTCGTTGCCGGGAGAGCGCATCGGCTATGTGGCGGTGAATCCGCGTGCCACCGATGCCGAGCTGATTGTGCCGATGTGCGGGCAGGTCAGCCGTGAAACCGGACACAACTGCCCAGGATCCAGCGTGCAGCTGGCCGTGGCCAAGGTGGTGGACGAGACCAGCGATCTTTCCGTATACGAAAAGAACATGAACCTCCTGTACGACGCGCTGGTGAGGCTCGGATTCGACGTGGTGCGCCCGGGCGGTACGTTCTACATCTTCCCGAAGGCGCTAGAAGATGATGCGAACGCGTTCTGCATGAAAGCCAAGGACTACGACCTGATTCTCGTGCCGTCCGACAGTTTCGGCGTGCCCGGCTACTTCCGTATGGCCTACTGCATCGACACGGAAAAGGTGGAACGCTCCATCAAGGCACTTGAAAAGTTCGTGCACGAAGTCTATGGCCGCTGA
- the gnd gene encoding phosphogluconate dehydrogenase (NAD(+)-dependent, decarboxylating), translating into MPSTKLSATFFSALRKAREADGWHQYLSIAHIFQRKKHIMQLGMIGLGRMGGNMAKRIAAAGHEVVGFDRSPELDRTVSSLEEMVAALKTPRLAWVMVPAGEPTDSTINELAELLEPGDMIIDGGNSRYTDDVRHAAELEPKGIHFMDCGVSGGVWGINRGYALMVGGNKDDFETARPIFEALKPEGDSGLVLAGPVGGGHFAKMVHNGIEYGMMQAFGEGFATMVKSDLVEDPAAVMSSWKDGSVVQSWLLDLLAIAFKSDPTLQSMPPVANESGEAKWMIEAALELGVPTPATAAALYARQTSRGGADDILRVVSTMRAQFGGHVTKIDEIATH; encoded by the coding sequence TTGCCGTCCACGAAGCTTTCCGCAACCTTCTTTTCTGCGTTGCGGAAGGCGCGGGAAGCCGACGGATGGCACCAATACTTATCAATCGCACACATTTTTCAAAGAAAGAAGCACATCATGCAGTTGGGAATGATCGGTCTGGGACGTATGGGTGGCAATATGGCGAAGCGCATCGCGGCCGCAGGACATGAAGTGGTCGGCTTCGACCGTTCCCCCGAGTTGGATCGCACCGTGTCGAGCCTTGAGGAAATGGTGGCAGCCCTGAAGACGCCACGTCTGGCGTGGGTCATGGTTCCGGCTGGAGAGCCGACCGACAGCACCATCAACGAGCTTGCCGAGCTGCTGGAGCCTGGCGACATGATCATCGACGGCGGCAACTCCCGTTACACCGATGACGTCCGCCACGCGGCCGAACTGGAGCCGAAGGGCATCCACTTCATGGATTGCGGTGTTTCCGGTGGCGTTTGGGGCATTAACCGTGGTTACGCGCTCATGGTCGGCGGTAACAAGGATGATTTCGAGACCGCGCGTCCGATTTTCGAAGCACTCAAGCCGGAAGGCGATTCCGGCCTGGTGTTGGCCGGCCCGGTGGGCGGCGGCCACTTCGCCAAGATGGTGCACAACGGCATCGAATACGGTATGATGCAGGCCTTCGGCGAGGGCTTCGCCACCATGGTGAAGTCTGATCTCGTCGAGGATCCAGCGGCCGTGATGAGCTCTTGGAAGGATGGTTCCGTAGTGCAGTCCTGGCTGCTCGATCTGCTGGCCATCGCGTTCAAGTCGGATCCGACACTCCAGTCCATGCCGCCGGTGGCCAACGAATCCGGCGAGGCAAAGTGGATGATCGAAGCGGCTCTCGAACTGGGCGTACCAACCCCCGCCACCGCGGCCGCACTGTACGCACGTCAGACTTCACGCGGCGGTGCCGACGACATCCTGCGCGTCGTGTCCACGATGCGCGCCCAGTTCGGCGGCCACGTCACCAAGATTGACGAAATTGCCACGCACTGA
- a CDS encoding GntP family permease: MNLIAAAIIGIAIIVLLIAVCKVHPFLSLLAGSFTMAVCAGVEYDKAFVSFTSGVGSTIANVGLLIAFGSIIGTILFKSGGADTIVDTIMSKTPLQRLPWAMALIAFIVGIPMFFEVGVVILIPVVLFAARRAKAPVVLLGIPALAGLSTLHAFVPPHPGPLTAIGALNANLGITLALGLLVAIPTVIISGPIFSKLAAKWVPIAAPENKAEAEAPKSAENRPSFTTALSVILLPVVLMLAASIVDLTGQNTTTWGRVIAFLGTPLVALLITTVFAMVALGYLQKFSRDAVNGMVGQSFGSVAGIILIVAAGGGFKQTLVDSGIGDVIANSITESAMDPLIAGWLVAVLIRLATGSATVATVTASGIMVPLATGMSPTHLALLVLAIGAGSVFFSHLNDAGFWLVKEYFGMTVGQTLKTWSLMETILSVVGLGCVMLLSLVL; encoded by the coding sequence ATGAACCTCATTGCAGCGGCGATCATCGGCATCGCCATCATCGTTCTACTTATCGCGGTATGCAAAGTGCATCCGTTCCTCTCCTTGCTTGCCGGCTCATTCACGATGGCCGTATGTGCAGGCGTGGAATACGACAAGGCGTTCGTCAGCTTCACCTCCGGCGTCGGCTCCACCATCGCCAATGTCGGTCTGCTCATCGCGTTTGGCTCGATCATTGGCACGATCCTGTTCAAGTCGGGCGGAGCCGACACCATCGTCGACACCATCATGTCCAAAACGCCGTTGCAACGCCTGCCGTGGGCAATGGCACTAATCGCGTTCATCGTCGGCATTCCCATGTTCTTCGAAGTCGGCGTAGTCATTCTTATTCCGGTAGTGCTCTTCGCCGCCCGCCGCGCCAAAGCTCCGGTTGTACTGCTGGGTATTCCGGCCCTCGCAGGTCTTTCCACCCTGCACGCGTTCGTGCCGCCGCACCCCGGCCCGCTCACCGCAATCGGCGCACTGAACGCAAACCTTGGCATCACCCTGGCACTCGGCCTGCTCGTAGCCATCCCAACCGTAATCATCTCCGGTCCGATCTTCAGCAAACTCGCAGCCAAGTGGGTACCGATCGCCGCTCCGGAAAACAAGGCTGAGGCCGAAGCGCCAAAATCCGCGGAAAACCGCCCGTCCTTCACCACGGCCCTGTCCGTGATCCTGCTGCCGGTGGTACTGATGCTCGCTGCATCCATCGTCGACCTGACCGGGCAGAACACCACCACATGGGGCCGCGTGATCGCGTTCCTGGGCACCCCGCTCGTGGCGCTGCTCATCACCACCGTCTTCGCCATGGTCGCCCTCGGCTACCTGCAGAAGTTCTCCCGTGACGCCGTCAACGGCATGGTCGGACAGTCCTTCGGCTCCGTGGCAGGCATTATTCTGATCGTCGCCGCAGGCGGTGGCTTCAAACAGACGCTGGTCGATTCCGGCATCGGCGACGTGATCGCCAATTCGATCACCGAATCCGCCATGGACCCGCTGATCGCAGGCTGGCTGGTGGCCGTGCTCATCCGCCTTGCCACCGGTTCGGCAACCGTGGCCACCGTCACCGCTTCCGGCATTATGGTGCCGCTCGCCACCGGCATGAGCCCGACGCATTTGGCGCTGCTGGTGCTCGCCATCGGCGCAGGATCCGTGTTCTTCTCGCACCTGAATGACGCCGGCTTCTGGCTAGTCAAGGAATACTTCGGCATGACCGTGGGCCAGACGCTGAAGACTTGGTCGCTGATGGAAACCATCCTGTCGGTGGTCGGCTTGGGCTGCGTCATGCTGCTCTCGCTGGTGCTTTGA
- a CDS encoding gluconokinase: MSIHVVVMGVAGCGKSTVAEAIHERLGYAYAEGDDFHPQANIDKMSAGIPLTDEDRWPWLNVINSWMVAREALGENTVVSSSALKRSYREVLAKDVPTFFIHLNGSHELIQQRLSERKGHFMPPALLPSQFAILEPLAPEENGVEISIEGSVDEMVDRAIEALNAYAATVAATVAAQTAAQAA; the protein is encoded by the coding sequence ATGAGCATTCACGTAGTGGTGATGGGCGTTGCAGGATGTGGCAAATCCACCGTCGCAGAAGCCATCCATGAACGACTTGGATACGCGTACGCGGAAGGCGACGACTTCCACCCACAGGCGAATATCGACAAAATGTCAGCCGGCATTCCACTCACCGATGAGGACCGCTGGCCGTGGCTGAACGTCATCAACTCCTGGATGGTGGCACGTGAGGCGCTCGGCGAAAACACCGTGGTGTCCAGCTCCGCGTTGAAGCGCAGCTACCGCGAGGTGCTCGCCAAGGACGTGCCCACATTCTTCATTCACCTCAACGGCAGCCACGAGCTCATTCAGCAAAGGCTCAGCGAACGCAAGGGCCATTTCATGCCGCCCGCACTACTGCCAAGCCAGTTCGCCATTCTTGAGCCGCTTGCTCCCGAAGAGAACGGCGTGGAAATCTCCATTGAAGGCAGCGTCGACGAAATGGTCGACCGTGCCATCGAAGCGCTGAACGCCTATGCAGCAACCGTGGCCGCAACCGTGGCAGCCCAGACCGCAGCCCAGGCCGCCTAA
- a CDS encoding FadR/GntR family transcriptional regulator, producing MAEGTVIAENTGGELMQDSVSRTLAIEMLDGEWKAGESLTLEALQSRFGISRTVAREVAKTLESMNAVLVKRRIGLVARPFGEWQALNHQVIEWRLHSTQREQQLSSLTELRLAVEPAAAASAARLAPIDVKAKFPVYAAQMRQIAEANEEGEAGLAQFHDLDVEFHTLILHESGNELFAALSDTIATVLRGRVELGKYPMKPKPDALDAHDAVADAIAKGEPERARSAMLDIVDEVARALNFF from the coding sequence ATGGCTGAAGGCACGGTAATCGCAGAAAATACCGGCGGTGAGCTGATGCAGGATTCGGTGAGTCGAACGCTCGCCATCGAAATGCTCGACGGCGAGTGGAAGGCTGGCGAAAGCCTTACGTTGGAAGCCTTGCAAAGTCGTTTCGGTATTTCCCGAACCGTGGCGCGAGAAGTCGCGAAAACACTGGAATCCATGAATGCGGTACTTGTCAAACGTCGCATCGGACTTGTCGCACGCCCATTCGGCGAATGGCAGGCGCTCAACCATCAGGTGATCGAATGGCGTCTCCACTCCACGCAACGCGAGCAGCAGCTGTCGTCCCTCACCGAACTGCGGCTAGCGGTCGAACCGGCTGCGGCAGCTTCCGCCGCGCGTCTTGCCCCCATCGACGTCAAGGCGAAATTCCCTGTGTACGCGGCGCAAATGCGGCAGATCGCCGAAGCCAACGAGGAGGGCGAAGCCGGGCTCGCACAATTCCATGATCTCGACGTGGAATTCCATACGCTGATCCTGCATGAAAGCGGCAACGAGCTGTTCGCCGCGCTTTCCGACACCATTGCCACCGTGCTGCGCGGGCGCGTGGAACTCGGCAAATACCCGATGAAGCCGAAGCCCGACGCGCTTGACGCGCATGATGCCGTAGCCGACGCGATCGCCAAGGGAGAGCCTGAACGTGCGCGCAGCGCCATGCTCGACATCGTCGACGAAGTGGCACGTGCCCTCAATTTCTTCTGA
- a CDS encoding MFS transporter, which yields MFIRNGRAHPLHPFKMNCSVYNSELTVYSKESTIMSERATAPTTAPAATSAPVASAASAASAENLPEPNAKLTTREKKWIVYDVGNSAFVMLSTAVVPIYANSLLQSAGQSNIVSTWGYAQTIASLIIAVMMPVLGSMADVQGMKVKFFTGFFLTGVVACCAMALPLSWLIFLVVCILATVGLNGSLTFYDSMLVDITSNERMDRVSSHGFAWGYIGSTIPFIACIALIFGGPSLFGWSTVACTRASFVITALWWVAFTIPLLTSYKQVHYRATAGQTGEAIRGTFAELGSTFRAIRKNKPLWMFMIAFFFYIDAVNTVISMSTSYGTQLGIDSTHLVMALLITQFVAFPSAIAYGKLAGRFGAKTMITTAVIAYICIVLFAAFFLRSATEFWILAILVGLFQGGIQALSRSYYGKIIPKNRANEYYGFYDIFGKTASIIGTFLVATTTSLTGNASVGVLSIAILLIVALIFLLLQKDPTRK from the coding sequence TTGTTCATACGTAACGGCAGAGCGCATCCCTTACATCCATTTAAGATGAACTGTAGTGTATACAACAGTGAATTGACGGTTTATTCGAAAGAGTCAACAATCATGTCTGAACGCGCAACAGCGCCAACAACTGCGCCTGCCGCAACTTCCGCGCCCGTAGCTTCTGCAGCATCCGCAGCATCAGCAGAAAATCTGCCGGAACCCAACGCAAAACTAACCACCCGCGAAAAAAAGTGGATCGTCTACGATGTCGGCAATTCCGCATTCGTGATGCTGTCGACCGCCGTCGTACCAATCTACGCAAACTCGTTACTGCAGTCCGCCGGCCAATCGAATATCGTGTCGACATGGGGGTACGCGCAGACCATCGCATCGCTGATCATCGCGGTGATGATGCCCGTGCTCGGGTCCATGGCCGACGTGCAGGGCATGAAGGTGAAGTTCTTCACCGGATTCTTCTTGACGGGCGTGGTCGCCTGCTGTGCGATGGCGCTGCCGCTCAGCTGGCTCATTTTCTTGGTGGTGTGCATTCTCGCCACGGTCGGCCTGAACGGTTCGCTCACGTTCTACGATTCCATGCTGGTCGATATCACGTCGAATGAGCGTATGGACCGCGTATCTTCACATGGTTTTGCATGGGGCTATATTGGCTCCACGATTCCGTTCATCGCTTGTATTGCGCTGATTTTCGGCGGTCCGTCGTTGTTCGGATGGTCCACGGTGGCATGCACGCGCGCTTCGTTCGTAATCACCGCATTGTGGTGGGTTGCGTTCACCATTCCGCTGCTCACCAGCTATAAGCAAGTGCATTACCGCGCTACCGCAGGTCAGACCGGCGAGGCCATCCGCGGTACGTTCGCAGAGCTCGGCTCCACTTTTCGCGCAATCCGCAAGAACAAGCCGCTGTGGATGTTCATGATCGCGTTCTTCTTCTATATTGACGCGGTCAACACGGTGATTTCCATGAGCACCTCATACGGCACGCAGTTGGGCATCGACTCCACGCATCTGGTAATGGCGCTGCTGATCACGCAGTTCGTGGCATTCCCGAGCGCGATCGCGTACGGCAAACTGGCTGGGCGTTTTGGCGCAAAAACCATGATCACCACCGCTGTGATCGCTTATATCTGCATTGTGCTGTTCGCCGCGTTCTTCTTGCGTTCCGCTACGGAATTCTGGATTCTTGCGATTCTTGTCGGCTTGTTCCAAGGCGGTATTCAGGCGTTGTCGCGCTCGTATTATGGCAAGATCATTCCAAAGAATCGTGCCAACGAATACTACGGTTTCTACGATATTTTCGGCAAAACCGCTTCGATTATCGGCACCTTCCTCGTTGCGACCACCACGTCGCTGACCGGCAACGCTTCGGTAGGCGTGCTTTCAATCGCAATCCTGCTGATCGTCGCCCTCATCTTCCTTCTCCTGCAAAAAGACCCCACCCGTAAGTAG
- the rpmB gene encoding 50S ribosomal protein L28 — translation MAARCAVCGKGPQTGFTVSHSHIRNKRTFRPNLQPVRTTIDGENVRVRVCVKCIKAGKVQRVEA, via the coding sequence ATGGCAGCTCGTTGCGCAGTGTGCGGCAAGGGACCGCAGACCGGTTTCACCGTTTCGCACTCACATATTCGCAATAAGCGCACCTTCCGCCCGAACCTGCAGCCGGTTCGCACCACCATCGACGGCGAGAACGTTCGCGTTCGCGTTTGCGTCAAGTGCATCAAGGCTGGCAAGGTTCAGCGCGTTGAAGCGTGA